A single region of the Podospora pseudopauciseta strain CBS 411.78 chromosome 1, whole genome shotgun sequence genome encodes:
- the SBH1 gene encoding Arf guanine nucleotide exchange factor sbh1 (EggNog:ENOG503P6QV; COG:U), giving the protein MSSPRASSPSSPTGGPAGVATGARPSSPPPPGGARTAIRRRAAADQKEKIANARPNSTRAAGAGGSSSTMLRLYTDESPGLKVDPVVVLVLSLVFIFSVVALHIIAKITRKFSS; this is encoded by the exons atg TCCTCCCCCcgcgcctcctccccctcctctcccacagGCGGCCCAGCAGGCGTCGCAACCGGCGCCCGCCcgtcttcccccccccctccaggAGGCGCCCGCACCGCCATCCGCCGCCGTGCTGCTGCCGACCAAAAGGAGAAGATCGCCAATGCCAGACCCAACAGCACCCGCGCTGCGGGCGCGGGAGGCTCGAGCAGCACCATGCTGAGGCTGTATACCGACGAGAGCCCCGGGCTCAAGGTTGATCCGGTTGTTGTGCTggtgttgagcttggtgttTATTTTTAGTGTGGTTGCTTTGCATA TTATCGCCAAGATTACGAGGAAATTCTCGAGCTAA
- the xyl1 gene encoding D-xylose reductase (COG:S; EggNog:ENOG503NV0A), translating into MAPVIKLNSGYDMPQVGFGLWKVDNAIAADVVYNAIKAGYRLFDGACDYGNEVECGKGVARAISEGIVKREDLFIVSKLWNTFHDGERVQPIVKKQLADWGVDYFDLYLIHFPVALEYVDPSVRYPPGWHYEGDEIRPSKATIQETWTAMESLVDAGLARSIGISNFQSQLIYDLLRYAKIRPATLQIEHHPYLTQEELLKLAKREGITVTAYSSFGPASFLEFNMQHAVKLQPLMEDDTIKAIATKYNRPASQVLLRWATQRGLAVIPKSSRQETMVSNLQNTDFDLSEEDIATISGFNRGIRFNQPSNYFPTELLWIFG; encoded by the exons ATGGCCCCCGTCATCAAGCTCAACAGCGGCTACGACATGCCCCAGGTGGGCTTCGGTCTCTGGAAGGTCGACAACGCCATCGCCGCTGATGTCGTTTACAATGCCATCAAGGCCGGTTACCGTCTCTTCGATGGCGCCTGCG ACTATGGCAACGAGGTCGAGTGCGGCAAGGGTGTTGCCCGTGCCATCTCGGAGGGTATTGTGAAGCGTGAGGACCTCTTCATCGTCTCCAAGCTCTGGAACACCTTCCACGACGGTGAGCGCGTCCAGCCCATCGTCAAGAAGCAGCTTGCCGACTGGGGCGTCGACTACTTCGACCTCTACCTCATTCACTTCCCCGTCGCCCTTGAGTATGTCGACCCCTCCGTCCGCTACCCTCCCGGCTGGCACTACGAGGGCGATGAAATTCGCCCCAGCAAGGCCACCATCCAGGAGACCTGGACCGCCATGGAGAGCCTCGTCGATGCCGGCCTCGCCCGCAGCATTGGTATCTCCAACTTCCAGTCCCAGCTGATCTACGACCTCCTCCGCTACGCCAAGATCCGCCCTGCCACCCTCCAGATCGAGCATCACCCCTACCTCACCCAGGAGGAGCTCCTTAAGCTTGCCAAGCGTGAGGGCATCACCGTCACTGCCTACAGCTCTTTCGGCCCTGCCTCTTTCCTCGAGTTCAACATGCAGCACGCCGTCAAGCTCCAGCCCCTAATGGAGGACGACACCATCAAGGCCATCGCCACCAAGTACAACCGCCCTGCTTCCCAGGTCCTTCTCCGCTGGGCCACCCAGCGCGGTCTTGCCGTCATCCCCAAGTCCAGCAGACAGGAGACCATGGTTTCCAACCTTCAGAACACCGACTTCGATCTCTCCGAGGAGGACATTGCCACCATCTCTGGCTTCAACCGCGGCATCCGCTTCAACCAGCCCTCCAAC TACTTCCCCACTGAGCTCCTCTGGATCTTTGGCTAA
- a CDS encoding hypothetical protein (COG:K; EggNog:ENOG503NTXG): protein MAWGTEERVPAAPGSSKEKDTLSAEDGKKGRGLLPVPSRSSSQRASPTATGLSGATASDPRDSIGGHSKESKGRPTATPGQSEPNSPAAPSHKKKKGGFLAIFGCCGVPDNANGLEAEAPHRLDKIPARPATASRRTATPSGEQPSGSKTQLSEKEPGQQAPQSAAQPQKNGKRISGASTQDQSTVGDRDGESKQTTLVGAGSGNPSISVDPPHSVTSADETIHENASEKDAEGDVSMPDADNSRQQNAQGSVNNADEQLPKVPPPPPGPVPAVPNAPTSTSVENPAVFASEQQQERWLLPPQRPEHKGRKCLVLDLDETLVHSSFKILNQADFTIPVEIEGNFHNVYVIKRPGVDQFMKRVGELYEVVVFTASVSKYGDPLLDQLDIHNVVHHRLFRESCYNHQGNYVKDLSQVGRDLKDTIIIDNSPTSYIFHPQHAVPISSWFSDAHDNELLDLIPVLEDLATPNVRDVSLVLDVTL from the exons ATGGCTTGGGGCACTGAAGAGAGGGTGCCAGCGGCCCCTGGGAGttccaaggagaaggacacGCTATCAGCcgaggatgggaagaagggTCGGGGTCTTTTGCCCGTGCCATCACGGTCATCGTCTCAAAGAGCTTCACCGACGGCTACTGGCCTGAGCGGCGCAACTGCGAGCGACCCCAGAGATAGCATCGGCGGACATTCCAAGGAATCCAAAGGCA GGCCGACAGCCACTCCGGGACAGTCTGAGCCAAACTCTCCGGCAGCTCCCTCTcataaaaagaagaagggcggaTTCTTGGCCATCTTTGGATGCTGTGGTGTTCCGGACAACGCCAATGGGCTGGAGGCTGAGGCCCCCCATCGTCTCGACAAGATCCCCGCTCGACCTGCCACAGCCAGCCGGCGAACAGCCACGCCATCGGGAGAGCAACCATCTGGGAGCAAGACGCAGCTGTCTGAGAAGGAGCCCGGTCAGCAAGCACCACAGTCGGCTGCGCAGCCCCAGAAGAACGGGAAGCGGATCTCTGGTGCTAGCACTCAGGATCAATCTACAGTGGGTGATCGCGATGGCGAGTCGAAGCAGACGACGCTTGTCGGCGCAGGATCCGgcaacccatccatctcgGTGGACCCCCCACACAGCGTTACGAGCGCCGACGAGACGATTCACGAGAATGCTTCTGAAAAGGATGCAGAAGGTGATGTTTCTATGCCCGACGCTGACAACTCAAGGCAACAGAACGCCCAGGGATCCGTAAACAACGCGGACGAGCAGCTTCCCAAGgttcctccaccgcccccagGGCCTGTGCCGGCAGTGCCGAATGCGCCAACATCCACGTCAGTGGAAAACCCAGCTGTGTTTGCGtctgagcagcagcaggagagaTGGCTTCTGCCTCCCCAAAGGCCAGAGCACAAGGGCAGAAAATGCCTTGTTCTTGATCTGGATGAGACGCTTGTCCACAGCTCGTTTAAG ATCCTCAACCAAGCCGACTTCACGATACCTGTCGAGATCGAGGGCAACTTCCATAACGTCTACGTAATCAAGCGACCGGGAGTCGACCAGTTCATGAAGAGGGTTGGCGAGCTCTACGAGGTTGTTGTCTTTACAGCCTCCGTGTCTAAG TATGGCGACCCGCTACTCGACCAGCTGGACATCCACAACGTCGTCCACCATCGCCTCTTCCGCGAGAGTTGCTACAATCACCAGGGCAACTACGTCAAGGACTTGTCGCAAGTTGGCCGTGACCTCAaggacaccatcatcattgaCAACTCGCCGACTTCGTACATCTTTCACCCTCAACACGCCGTCCCGATTAGCAGTTGGTTCTCGGATGCCCACGATAACGAATTGCTGGATTTAATTCCAGTCCTCGAAGACCTTGCCACTCCCAATGTACGAGATGTCAGCCTGGTCCTCGATGTCACTCTTTAA
- the PXA1 gene encoding ATP-binding cassette long-chain fatty acid transporter pxa1 (COG:I; EggNog:ENOG503NUQ7), with protein MAVQSTLRHSAAEEAIATFVEKYGELIRTKLRSTSKTTRLLCTLALATSIILAGEGTRRKWKRKREERETGRKLVRTNSWLHNKDGSRTIYVPYKDGTSKVVISSTKPLTFEAHRRLFLNPPRVSGLGDGHVPAAQTKPGLNLAFLHQFLSLMSIMIPRWTSKEAGLLVSHGAFLMLRTYLSLVVARLDGEIVRDLVAGNGKAFLLGLAKWCGLGGFASYTNAMIKYLESKVSIAFRTRLTRYIHDLYLNDNLNYYKLHNLDGGVGQGADQFMTQDLTQFCAAAANLYSSLGKPFVDICVFNYQLYRSLGPLALTGLLSNYFLTASILRKLSPPFGKLKAVEGRKEGDFRSLHARLIANAEEVAFYGGAEMEKTFLNKEFKSLKNWMEGIYMLKIRYNILEDFILKYSWSAYGYLLSSLPVFLPAWGGLGGATEVAGATAVKGGRERERMKDFITNKRLMLSLADAGGRMMYSIKDLSELAGYTSRVYTLISTLHRAHANAYYVRGRENELYSLSDVQGTIQKGFDGVRLENVPIVAPGLWPQGGEELLESLSLIVRRGDHLLISGPNGIGKSAIARVIAGLWPVYRGLVSRPKNNGEDGIMFLPQRPYLSIGTLRDQVIYPDGEADMREKRKNEYDLKRALEQAKLGYLPDREGGWDTRKEWKDVLSGGEKQRLAIARLLYHEPQYAFIDEGTSAVSSDVEGLLYETCKEKGITLITISTRASLKKYHTYNLVLGLGERGDEWEVQRIGTEREKMAVEKELHDLRERLAQVEKWKKRREEIETELNKVWVGGQEEELGAPAYVVGEEQQKEEEQDRQTEAEETQDEYQEAQSRVMSDDEGDETETEEQRTGTEGSGIVV; from the exons ATGGCAGTCCAGTCAACCCTCCGGCACTcggccgccgaggaggccatTGCCACCTTTGTCGAAAAGTACGGCGAACTCATCCGCACAAAGCTGCGCAGCACGTCCAAAACAACGCGCCTGCTATGCACCCTCGCTCTcgccacctccatcatcctcgctggCGAGGGCACCCGACGGAAGTGGAAACGCAAGCGTGAGGAGCGCGAGACAGGGAGGAAACTTGTGCGAACTAACTCTTGGCTACACAACAAGGACGGTTCTCGCACCATTTATGTTCCTTACAAGGATGGCACCTCCAAGGTTGTCATCTCGAGTACCAAGCCGCTCACCTTTGAGGCCCATCGCAGACTGTTCCTTAACCCACCTAGGGTATCTGGGTTGGGAGATGGCCACGTCCCGGCAGCACAAACCAAACCGGGTCTcaacctcgccttcctccaccagTTTCTCAGTCTCATGAGCATCATGATCCCCCGCTGGACAAGCAAAGAAGCAGGTCTCCTCGTCAGCCACGGCGCGTTCCTCATGTTGCGCACCTATCTCTCCCTGGTAGTCGCCCGCCTAGACGGTGAAATCGTCCGTGATCTCGTGGCAGGAAACGGGAaagccttcctcctcggtctAGCCAAGTGGTGCGGTCTCGGTGGCTTTGCCTCTTACACCAACGCCATGATCAAGTATCTTGAATCCAAGGTCTCGATCGCCTTCCGCACCCGTCTCACCCGTTACATTCACGACCTGTACCTTAATGACAATCTAAACTACTACAAGCTCCACAACCTCGACGGAGGCGTCGGCCAGGGAGCAGATCAGTTCATGACCCAGGATCTCACACAGTTCTGCGCCGCTGCCGCAAACTTGTACTCTTCCCTTGGAAAACCGTTTGTTGACATCTGCGTGTTCAACTACCAGCTCTACCGCTCGCTCGGCCCGTTGGCGTTGACGGGTTTGTTGAGCAATTACTTTCTTACCGCCTCCATCCTCAGGAAGTTGTCTCCCCCCTttggcaagctcaaggctgtCGAGGGCAGGAAAGAGGGTGACTTTAGGAGCCTGCACGCGAGGTTGATCGCCaatgcggaggaggtggcgttTTATGGCGGTgccgagatggagaagacgTTCTTGAACAAAGAGTTCAAGAGTCTGAAGAATTGGATGGAGGGGATTTACATGCTCAAGATTAGGTACAACATCTTGGAGGATTTCATTCTCAAGTACAGCTGGAGTGCGTATGGCTACCTTTTGTCGTCACTGCCTGTTTTCCTGCCTGCTTGgggtgggcttgggggggCGACAGAGGTTGCCGGTGCGACTGCGGTTaaaggagggagggaaagggagaggatgaaggaTTTTATTACGAATaagaggttgatgttgagtcTGGCTGATGCAGGCGGGAGGATGATGTACAGCATCAAGGATCTGAGCGAGCTGGCTGGGTATACCAGTCGGGTGTACACGCTTATTTCTACTCTGCACAGGGCGCACGCGAATGCGTATTATGTTCGCGGGAGGGAGAACGAGCTGTACTCGCTGAGCGATGTGCAGGGGACGATCCAAAAGGGGTTTGatggggtgaggttggagaatGTGCCGATTGTGGCTCCCGGGTTGTGGCCTCAGGGCGGTGAGGAGTTGCTCGAGAGCTTGAGCTTGATTGTGAGGCGGGGGGATCATCTGCTGATTTCGGGGCCGAATGGGATTGGAAAGTCGGCTATTGCGAGGGTGATTGCGGGGTTGTGGCCGGTTTATCGGGGGTTGGTGTCTAGGCCGAAGAAcaatggggaggatgggatcATGTTTTTGCCTCAGAGGCCGTATCTGAGCATCGGGACGCTGAGAGATCAGGTTATTTATCCTGACGGGGAGGCGGAcatgagggagaagaggaagaatgAGTATGATCTCAAGAGGGCGCTTGAGCAGGCGAAGCTGGGGTATTTGCCTGATcgagagggggggtgggacaCGAGGAAGGAGTGGAAGGATGTGCTGAGCGGTGGTGAGAAGCAGAGGTTGGCGATTGCGAGGTTGCTCTATCACGAGCCGCAGTATGCGTTTATCGATGAGGGGACGAGCGCGGTGAGCAGtgatgtggaggggttgttgtatGAGACTTGCAAGGAGAAGGGTATCa CCCTCATTACCATCTCCACCCGCGCTTCGCTTAAGAAATACCACACCTACAACCTtgtcctcggcctcggcgagCGCGGAGACGAGTGGGAGGTCCAGCGCATCGGCACCGAACGCGAGAAGATGGCTGTCGAGAAGGAGCTTCACGATCTGAGGGAGAGGTTAGCTCAGGTGGAAaagtggaagaagagacgggaggagattgagacGGAGCTCAACAAGGTCTGGGTTGGTggtcaggaggaggagctgggcgcGCCCGCTTATGTCGTCGGTGAGGAGcagcagaaggaggaggaacaggatCGGCagacggaggcggaggagacgcAGGATGAGTACCAGGAGGCGCAGAGCAGGGTTATGAGTGAcgatgagggggatgagaCGGAGACGGAGGAGCAGAGGACCGGAACGGAGGGGTCGGGGATTGTGGTTTAG
- a CDS encoding hypothetical protein (MEROPS:MER0014642; COG:O; EggNog:ENOG503NXMR) gives MAGFFQKLKGAGTANSKSDSTTSSKGKAKEKDDPALDLTPVERLLQNAGAIRPDGSDKFFGLENFGNTCYCNSILQALYYSEPFRENVLNYPSLPPNNGLNGAPKKVNVTIREPVQPNPKDPKGKALSAQAKQRQVLGGGQLAPGGVTPVRPEDRPDAPEYKKKQAMIKGPVLELAQENPDTYGMQECTFTGLKDIFTALIESQSRTGVLSPQRFLEIFKRDNEMFRNSMHQDAHEFYGLILNDVIANVEANAKRMRVEQAEGSGKDGPLSSPDTASVHNSNAIDSRTPAAGWVHDIFEGVLTSETRCLTCEAASQRDETFLDLSIDLEEHSSVTSCLQKFSAEEMLCERNKFHCDHCGGLQEAEKRMKVKKLPKVLALHLKRFKYTEDYSRLQKLFHRIVYPYHIRMFNTTDDAEDQDRLYELYAVVIHIGGNAYHGHYVSVIKTKDRGWLLFDDEMVEPVDKHFVKNFFGDKPGMACAYVLFYQETTWEKVREEMDAEGLDQVREASEAADLAATTVTAEQTNGTHPPPLTRLSTQPLPTLEENETLATLEQTKSAPLDSISPVSVLASPVKQPAGPEGYSHPLVAAPPPGSAVMTKADEAATVPAKSKEEIKKEQKMQEKAEKARKAAEKAAEKEAAKLAAKERLFDKSRDSTTEDEEEKRRKKDATTTGSDSFAAVDSPSVEKDSNNKFTPTGFFNRAGRNSKTMTRKSLAFLKTGDKDKEKDKNNADKADRSDRSDKTESRASTAAGESSSNGGHDAVLPPVPALPYLNGVRSNGTAGQNGHSSSSSPGVGPSRSDTAPPELFGGSPTKDRDGHKPALMERFTFGLGKKKSGKFLGLS, from the exons ATGGCGGGGTTCTTCCAGAAACTTAAGGGTGCCGGCACT GCAAACTCCAAGTCTGACAGCACCACATCGTCAAAGGGAAaggcaaaagaaaaggatgATCCCGCGCTGGACTTGACCCCGGTGGAAAGGCTTCTCCAGAATGCCGGAGCAATTAGGCCAGATGGAAGTGACAAGTTCTTTGGGTTGGAAAAT TTTGGAAACACATG CTACTGCAACTCAATACTACAGGCACTCTACTATTCCGAGCCTTTTCGAGAAAATGTCCTCAACTATCCTTCACTCCCCCCGAACAACGGCCTCAACGGCGCACCCAAGAAGGTTAACGTGACAATACGAGAACCGGTACAGCCTAATCCAAAAGACCCAAAGGGTAAAGCACTCTCGGCGCAAGCAAAACAGCGCCAGGTGTTGGGAGGCGGGCAGCTTGCGCCCGGTGGCGTCACACCTGTGCGTCCCGAGGACAGGCCGGATGCGCCCGAGTAtaagaagaagcaggccaTGATCAAGGGTCCAGTGCTGGAGCTTGCGCAGGAGAACCCGGATACATACGGCATGCAGGAATGCACATTCACCGGCCTTAAGGATATATTCACGGCCCTTATCGAGAGCCAGTCTCGTACCGGTGTTTTAAGCCCCCAGCGGTTTCTGGAAATTTTCAAGCGGGACAATGAGATGTTCCGAAACTCTATGCACCAGGACGCCCACGAATTTTATGGCCTAATCCTGAATGATGTTATCGCCAACGTCGAGGCAAACGCTAAGCGCATGCGGGTGGAGCAAGCAGAAGGGAGCGGCAAAGACGGCCCACTATCTTCACCAGACACCGCATCAGTACACAACAGCAACGCAATCGATTCAAGAACTCCAGCGGCCGGGTGGGTGCACGACATATTTGAAGGCGTTTTGACATCCGAGACCAGATGCTTGACCTGCGAGGCAGCCTCGCAACGAGACGAGACATTCCTGGATCTATCGATTGATCTCGAGGAACACTCATCAGTAACGTCATGCCTACAGAAGTTCTCCGCTGAGGAAATGCTGTGTGAACGTAACAAGTTCCACTGTGACCATTGTGGTGGCTTGCAAGAGGCTGAGAAGCGGATGAAGGTCAAGAAGTTACCAAAGGTTCTGGCATTGCATCTGAAAAGATTCAAGTATACAGAGGACTACAGCCGGTTACAGAAGCTCTTCCACCGGATAGTATACCCTTATCATATCCGTATGTTCAACACTACAGACGACGCCGAAGACCAGGATCGGCTGTATGAGTTATACGCGGTTGTTATCCACATCGGCGGTAATGCTTATCACGGTCACTATGTGTCGGTTATCAAAACCAAGGATCGGGGTTGGCTTCTGTTTGATGACGAAATGGTTGAACCGGTGGACAAGCACTTTGTCAAGAACTTTTTCGGCGACAAACCAGGAATGGCATGTGCCTATGTATTGTTTTACCAAGAGACCACGTGGGAGAAGGTACGGGAAGAGATGGATGCCGAAGGGTTGGATCAAGTGCGGGAAGCAAGTGAAGCGGCAGATCTCGCAGCAACCACAGTGACGGCCGAACAGACCAACGGCACACACCCGCCACCACTGACGAGACTGAGCACCCAACCGTTACCAACTCTGGAGGAAAACGAGACGCTGGCCACGTTGGAGCAGACAAAGTCGGCACCGCTCGACAGTATAAGCCCAGTGTCTGTACTGGCCTCGCCAGTAAAACAACCAGCCGGACCAGAAGGCTATAGCCACCCCTTAGTCGCCGCCCCACCACCGGGATCAGCAGTCATGACCAAAGCCGACGAGGCAGCAACCGTACCGGCCAAGTCCAAGGAGGAAATCAAAAAGGAGCAAAAGATGCAAGAaaaggctgagaaggcccGGAAAGCAGCTGAAAAAGCAGCCGAAAAGGAGGCAGCTAAACTCGCCGCCAAAGAGAGACTGTTCGACAAATCCCGCGATTCTACAacagaagacgaggaagaaaagcGCCGGAAGAAGGACGCCACAACAACCGGGTCTGACTCATTTGCTGCTGTGGACAGCCCCTCTGTTGAGAaagacagcaacaacaagtTCACCCCAACGGGGTTCTTTAACCGGGCAGGTCGGAACAGCAAGACGATGACACGGAAGAGTCTTGCGTTTCTCAAGACTggggacaaggacaaggagaaggacaagaacaATGCCGATAAAGCGGATAGGAGTGACAGGAGCGACAAGACGGAGAGCAGGGCTAgtactgctgctggggagtCGTCGAGTAATGGTGGCCATGATGCTGTGCTGCCTCCTGTACCGGCTTTGCCTTATCTGAATGGTGTTAGGAGCAATGGGACTGCGGGACAAAACGGGcattcttcctcttcttctcctgggGTTGGGCCCTCACGGTCGGACACGGCGCCACCCGAGTTGTTTGGGGGGAGTCCCACGAAGGACAGGGACGGTCACAAACCGGCTTTGATGGAGAGGTTTacgtttgggttggggaagaagaagagcgggaAGTTTTTGGGGTTGTCTTAG